Part of the Vigna angularis cultivar LongXiaoDou No.4 chromosome 1, ASM1680809v1, whole genome shotgun sequence genome, TATTCTATTAAGAGACAGAAAGGAATGGGTTTTCAGATCTTGGACTTTGTCTTTACAAATCTTGTTTTTGGAGTATTGGTTTTCTATTCATAAATATGGTACCTCAATCTACTCAGAGTAATATATTGCTAATAATTATTCTGTTAAAATAAGTCATGAATTTTGATAagtctaaaataatatatttaaatataattttaatatctactttttataaaaaaaaagtgcacTTTTTAATCAccaataacattaattttttaattgttttaaaaaggAAGGAATGGAAAATTTGATACAGGATCGATCTAAAAAACTACTCTTATCTCTTGTAAAACTGTTCTATATAGTCAAGTAAACTAAAACGTAATACATAATGttccatattttataaatgactaatttttgaataaaatatatcagAGTTTGACTTACATATTGATTTGAGATTTGTGATTAGCTAACACTATAACACAACTTTCCTGGGAAAACATGatatattcattaatataaaatttgtaatttctACCTATTATGatatattcattaatataaaatgtgtgATGTTTTCATATCATTCTAAATGTTATTTGCATATCATTCTAAATAGTTGGTTATATAAGAAGATCCGTAGGCAGCCCAATCAGTATAAGCCCACTTGTTTTTCTTCCTCCAGCTCCGGACGATCTTTCCTCCATCTCCTTCTTCCTCTATCTCCATCGACCATCTTCTTTCTCCATCTCTTTTGGCATTTCcttcttcctccatctccaccAGCACCTCCTCCATCCTCTACCTCCATTGCCACCCTactcatcaccttcttctttcttcactGGTGCATCAtctcattctttattttttttttcaaaataatattttagattgtatatTTCAggatgtaaaataaaaaaatattttaaattgtgtaattcgaaaaatattttatattttatattatgaaatgtaTAActcaaaaatacattttttattttgtatttctaaatgtaattcaaaatataaattttatattccatataatatattttgaaatataatttttatgttttaaattgtagaatccaaaatataatttttttattgtggaATTTTAAAACATGCAtttcaaaaatcaaatgaaaaatagagAGTACGTTTATAATTTGTAAGTGAATAAAGGtgcataaataaattatggaGGTGTAGAAAGGAAAAGGCTGTCCTAGATTAACTACCTATCAGAAAAATGTGAATTACgtattagtattaatatttatatatggatttatAAAAGTGAGTCACACATTTAACATACAAATTTTTAcctatttttgtatttaaaattcatatataaattaggTACGTTAGGACTGAAAAATTTGCAAAAAAGACTAGATCCGTATGTTATAATCCacgtaaaaataaattttacttagtGATTTTACATACAGATCTGgaaaattagttattaaatataaaaagtaaaaattatttttcctctCTTACGTCTGTTTCTCTTTCAAAAATCTCTTAATCACTTAAAAACTTTCACGACTCCAATATCTCACATTTCACCTCCTTGGTATCGTGAAAACCCTGAcgtctttcttcttcctcgccAGTCCCAGTCAACTTTGTACATCACCTAAGCCACCTCGACTCCattaactaatttatatataattctatcaaatataacttaaacattgttaaaagttttttttaataaaaattaactattaaaaaatttatagagAATGTGtatcaataatataattaaacaagtTATTTATCAAAGTAGTATAACCTTTTTGCTTTACTCATACTAGCAGAAAAAGATATGCAAATGGTGTATTTTTTGCAGtactaaaatcaaaatattgGAACATTtctttaatatcatatatttatgtggtatatttatatcttttattcgattttcaaaatttgcagtcaatttaatcttatttaataataacatattctTAGAATAATATAGATacttacttttattattaattattataaaaatgtttctcttaattttatactttctttttcataatcTAAATAACCTCGTTTTCATTCATTTagattagggatgacaaaaaaatccgTGCCTGCAGATATCCGCAGATAAAATTCGCGACGGATAGTTGATacccgcggatatttactacccgcaaACCGCGGGTAgcagatattttaatacccgcttataaacgggttgGGTGtaggtattatactatccgtacccgcggatacccgctacccgcaaaaaataaaaataaaaatttaatttatattttattaagttaaatttaattaaaattaacattaatttatattttacaagattaaatttaattaaaattgaatttaaatttaaatttaatttaatttatattatattttatatattttttgtaaatctatttaaattattttaataatttattaaaatatatatacttttttaaatatttgtgaatatCTGCAGATATtcacgggtatccgcgggttttaaaatatccgcggatattttttaagcggatATCCGTGCAGATAACAGATCaagagtgaatttttttttgtcgggtcgggttgcggaTAGACACTATTCGTGCCCGACCCGACCTGTTGCCATCCCTAATTCAGATATGTTCTATTTCGACagcttttcattttttttctattttataatttttgtttctttattgtaATCATTATTCAGTCAAAACATCAAGAGTAATTAAACTTGAAGAGTAATTAAACTTGAAGAGTAGTTAAATTGGGGTAGAAAATAACCAAACTAAAACACTCTTACTAAGGGAAAACAAACCTTAAACGAAGTCGTATGATATCCCAACTAACGGTTTTCGATCGTTTGAATTTCCGTGAGACCCAACGTTTTCGATAACGCCATCAGTAACTCCGATGGGCCAAGGCCATGAACCCCCGGAATCCCCACCGGCCGCCCCACCATTATTCCGCCGCATACACGACCTGGACAACGCCGTCTCCTTCTTCATCTACACTCTCACACGCCCCATCGCCCCAAAACCCCTTCTCCGATTCCTAGAGCTTTTGGCGGACTTCCGATTCTTCTTCCCAGTCTCCCTCGCCCTCTTCCTCGCCGCCCCCTCCTCCTCCCCTCTCCGACCCAACCTCCTCCTTCCCCTCCTCGTCTGCTCCCTTATTGATCTCCTTTTCATCGCCCTCATCAAATTCCTCGTCCGCCGATCCCGCCCCTCCTACGCCAACCACTCCCAATACAACGCCGTCGTCCCCGTCGATAACTTCTCCTTCCCTAGCGGTCACTCTTCCAGGGTCTGCTTCGTCGCTTCCGTCTTCTCCCTCTCCCGCCCCTCGCTCCTCGCCGATCTCCACCATCCGCGTGTGGCCTTGCTCGTGAATCGCTGGTTCAGCGGAGATCAGGCCCTCGCCGTTGATATTCTCATCTCGGCCGTTTGGGCTTGGGCCGTGACCACTGTAATTTCTCGCGTCGCTCTCGGGAGGCATTACGTTATCGATGTCTTCTTTGGCGCGTGCTTCGGAGTCCTCGAAGCGTTCTTCACCTTCCGCCTTCTCGAATTCCGAGGGTTGCTTTGAGGTAAGATTAAGAACCTGGAGCTGGGATTTTCGAAAGTGATAACCTTACTCCCTGGTGAATGTGGAGTTTCATATCACTACTCACCGGTTAGATGTACTTGCcgattattatcattttttatgatattttatttataatgtttaatttcAGTGATTATGTTCGATGACTGTAACCGAATTATGGAGAAAAGTTTTATACGTGGCTTCTCCAGAAGATTCAAAATTCTAGTATGAGAGTGATTGAAGGACGCTATATCTGCTATGTTTGGTTTCCCGTTCAGCTGCTTTGAATGGAAGTTTTTGTTGCCAAACTTAGTTTGGTAATATGTTTGCTTTCTCCTTCGATGCACACCTATGTTTGATTTCATGTGAACTTAACACTAAGAGTTGCTTTTAAACTAAGTTtgtaaaatgaaattcattcaaatttatgtttgaaaactTGACATGTATATAGGAAGACTAAATGAGGCGATGCAGGGTACGCACACGCCATGAGTAGGAGATGAAATTGAAACGATTGAGTCGTGTGTATATATTGAAAGGAAGTTAAACATTAGCTACTTAGGTTGAGTGCACCGTATGCTTAGACATTAGGGTGATTGATATTAATTTGGTCTAAAGCTGTCCTTGTTTGAACCTAAAGCTTGTTCCGGGAGAATGTGAGAACAGCTGGTTAATTATTTGAAGATCCTTTAAAGGATTTTCATGTTACTTAACATAATCTTCATGTAGTCAACGTTCCtcaaaattaaattcatcaaGATTTGCCGAGAatgttcattattttttaatatttatttgagaaCTTAGTTCAAGTGCCACCATTGACCCTTGCCAATGCGAATTAAATTGCAATGCTCCCCTCCCCATTTTAAATGACCAATTCGATAACAAGAAATATTTTGGCTAAGGAGGTTCTTCAACAAGCCATACATAGTGTGTTGAATTTGGGGTCTTGACCTTCTCAATCTGGATCAAACTAAAGAAACTCAGACTTGTTGCTTTTTGTTGTGAATTTGCAGGCAAACGTGCATATAAGATTCTGATTCAAATGCGAATTAAGTATGGTTGGAGTCAAGAAATTCTCTCTTGTAATTTGATTAAGGAAAAATAATGTTTGTATggtgttaaaaaattatagaataaaGAAACTACCAGTGTTTATATACAGTTTTTTTTATCCTCTCTATATGTAATAAATGAATACTTTTGTGAAAggatatatatttaatttgtttatatgtaTATAGTTTGCCATTAGATGTCATTACCGATTAACCCTTTCACAAACTTTTGTTCCCTTTTTCAACTAAAAGACTTTCGTTTGTCCTAGCTAtatattgattcaatttcacaTGTCATCTGTTATCATTACATTTTCTCTATTTATGATCTTGAGAGTTTCAATTCCTATTATTTAGAGTTGAATTTCCACCTCATCAGGCTCTTACTATTGTCTGCTGCCTCAAATGGCAAATAATTTGTTTCACTTTAAGCAAGAACTTGGATTGAAGTCTTGATAACCAAGAAAACTTGGTGAGAGTTCTTTCTCTCCTTGAGTTGAAAAGGTTCTACTTGAATTGACTCTATGGATCAATGGATCAATGGAGTGTGAGTTTCACATGTCTTGGGTCTAGGACCTTTTTAAACTCCTCATTAATGGGAATGACTAAGCCAAAGAAAAAGGCGAGAAAAACATGCATGGGGAAAAAGAACTACATTATAATTGTCTCTGTCTAGTAGTATAGTGAGGTTCTTGCTCTGATTTTGAGGCCGTGAAGTTGAGAGTAAACTTATCATCTTAGGATGAAGTACGGAGGGGAAAACATTAGCCGGGAGCAAGAATTTGTGTAAAACATTATAATGCATGTTAATGGTATAAAATAAAGAAGCATACGAATTCCTCAAAAGAGTGAAAGTTAAATGATAACAGCATTTTAGTCTAGCCAACATGATTCAGGGTTAATTTTACTGGttggatttatttatttatttttttaactaaagaATCAGTTTCTTGGATAGGTTCATTGACTGAATTCTCCAAATGCACCATTTACTTTAGGATCTATCTGGTAGGAAGGAAAGAAGTGGGTGAAAATAGAGTAGATAGAAATAGTGAAGTGTTTGGAAATAAGCGAGAAATAGAGTACAAATGAAAATGTTTGATTTAAAGGAAATATAAAAGCAATGGGAAGATATAAATATGTGAATGAAAACAGTAATAGAGTGAAAATATCCAGTAGATCCTATTTCTTgctgtttttcttcttctaaactCATTCATGTCTTTTGTTTGTCTcttgtttctttcttctcctcCAAAGAAAgggttagttttatttttctgtatcAGCTTGTGAGAATAGTTTCCTCTGAAATACGTTCACATTGACAAAAAGTTTGCCTCTTCACCCTTCTCCTTTTCACTGTCAGAGGTTGTCAGTAATTGCGACCATTTGTGCTCTATCTCTTCCGTCTCTGTCTCAAGTTGGTTTAAAAATGTAAAGCATCTAAAATGGCGACGATTAATTCTAACCTCTATGTGGAAGCGTTTGAGTTAATTTAAC contains:
- the LOC108321822 gene encoding probable lipid phosphate phosphatase beta, yielding MGQGHEPPESPPAAPPLFRRIHDLDNAVSFFIYTLTRPIAPKPLLRFLELLADFRFFFPVSLALFLAAPSSSPLRPNLLLPLLVCSLIDLLFIALIKFLVRRSRPSYANHSQYNAVVPVDNFSFPSGHSSRVCFVASVFSLSRPSLLADLHHPRVALLVNRWFSGDQALAVDILISAVWAWAVTTVISRVALGRHYVIDVFFGACFGVLEAFFTFRLLEFRGLL